One Lacunisphaera limnophila DNA window includes the following coding sequences:
- a CDS encoding peptidylprolyl isomerase — MNPLRLLLCLLLTVGCALRATQIRLHTDLGVIEAELDAAHAPATVANFLKYVDAGRYTGGVFHRTVTLQPDNQPNNTVKIEVIQGGVNPEYSEKDWPALALERTRDTGLSHLDGTLSMARAGPDTATSDFFICVGAQPELDFGGKRNPDGQGFAAFGRVTQGMDIVKKIQTAPADGQKLTPPVKILKIERLP; from the coding sequence ATGAATCCGCTCCGCCTGCTGCTTTGCCTTCTGCTCACCGTCGGTTGCGCGCTGCGCGCCACACAAATTCGCCTCCACACCGACCTCGGCGTGATCGAGGCCGAGCTCGACGCCGCCCACGCCCCGGCCACCGTCGCCAACTTCCTGAAATACGTCGACGCCGGCCGCTACACCGGCGGGGTTTTCCACCGCACGGTCACGCTCCAGCCCGACAACCAGCCGAACAACACAGTGAAGATCGAGGTCATCCAAGGCGGCGTGAATCCGGAATATTCTGAAAAAGACTGGCCCGCCCTCGCCCTCGAGCGCACCCGCGACACCGGCCTCTCTCACCTCGACGGCACCCTCTCCATGGCCCGCGCCGGCCCCGACACCGCCACCTCGGATTTCTTCATCTGCGTCGGCGCCCAGCCCGAGCTCGACTTCGGCGGCAAACGCAACCCCGATGGCCAGGGCTTCGCCGCCTTCGGCCGCGTCACGCAAGGCATGGACATCGTGAAGAAAATCCAGACAGCCCCCGCCGACGGCCAGAAACTCACTCCCCCGGTCAAAATCTTGAAGATCGAGCGTCTGCCCTGA
- a CDS encoding D-lyxose/D-mannose family sugar isomerase, which yields MKRSALNQICREAQACFTRHHWALPPSPHWDVTDFGLGDFDRYGLVLVNLATEPEYCEKLMYARRGQTTPCHTHARKKEDIICRHGELGLRLWPARPDTTQAQPVTFAVPLNGVPLSVRGGELFPLAAGSRVTLVPGVWHEFAPLSDDCIIGEVSTANDDQHDNFFLNPAVGRFPRLEEDEPALIRLLSES from the coding sequence ATGAAGCGCTCCGCCCTCAACCAGATTTGCCGCGAAGCCCAGGCCTGTTTCACGCGGCATCATTGGGCGCTGCCCCCGAGCCCCCACTGGGACGTGACCGACTTCGGCCTCGGCGACTTCGACCGTTACGGCCTGGTGCTCGTGAATCTCGCGACCGAACCCGAATACTGCGAGAAGCTCATGTATGCGCGCCGCGGCCAGACCACGCCCTGCCACACCCATGCCCGCAAGAAAGAGGACATCATCTGCCGCCACGGCGAACTCGGCCTGCGGCTGTGGCCGGCCCGCCCCGATACCACCCAGGCCCAGCCCGTCACCTTCGCCGTGCCTCTCAACGGCGTTCCCCTATCCGTCCGCGGCGGTGAATTGTTTCCCCTCGCCGCCGGCTCGCGGGTGACGCTCGTGCCCGGCGTGTGGCACGAATTCGCGCCGCTCAGCGACGACTGCATCATCGGCGAGGTGTCGACCGCCAACGACGACCAGCACGACAACTTCTTCCTCAACCCCGCCGTCGGCCGTTTTCCTCGCCTCGAGGAGGACGAGCCCGCTCTTATCCGCCTGCTTTCCGAATCATGA